Proteins co-encoded in one Arachis hypogaea cultivar Tifrunner chromosome 13, arahy.Tifrunner.gnm2.J5K5, whole genome shotgun sequence genomic window:
- the LOC112735769 gene encoding LOW QUALITY PROTEIN: equilibrative nucleotide transporter 3 (The sequence of the model RefSeq protein was modified relative to this genomic sequence to represent the inferred CDS: deleted 1 base in 1 codon) — protein sequence MEQYAHNNRLLLYLFPRYHPSRVLTLVYQPFAVGTIATLAYNEERINTRFRNLFGYILFFVATLLVLVIDLATSGKGGIGTFIGICAVSGAFGIADAHVQGGMVGDLSYMHPELLQSFLAGGAASGALTSALRLVTKAAFENSKDGLRKGALLFFAITTFFELLCVLLYAFVFPKVPIVKYYRSKAASEGAKTVSADLAAAGIQTSSDNEDVKKQERKGKKQLLMENIDYAIDLFLIYSLTLSIFPGFLSEDTGKHSLGDWYALVLIAMYNACDLIGRYIPLVKCIKMESRKLLTTTIVSRILLIPAFYFTAKYGDQGWMMLLTSFLGLSNGYLTVCVLTSAPKGYKGPEQNALGNILVSFLLAGIFAGVTLDWLWLIGKGW from the exons ATGGAACAGTATGCTCACAATAACAGATTACTACTCTAT TTGTTTCCGAGATACCACCCCTCAAGAGTTCTTACTCTTGTATACCAGCCATTTGCAGTTGGAACGATTGCAACACTTGCCTACAACGAAGAAAGAATAAACACAAGATTTCGGAACCTATTTGGATACATTCTTTTCTTCGTAGCCACTCTTTTGGTGTTAGTTATAGATTTAGCAACATCTGGTAAAGGAGGAATTGGAACTTTCATTGGTATATGTGCAGTAAGTGGTGCATTTGGAATAGCAGATGCTCATGTCCAAGGTGGAATGGTGGGAGACCTTTCATATATGCATCCTGAATTGCTTCAGTCTTTCCTTGCTGGTGGAGCAGCATCAGGTGCATTAACTTCTGCTTTGAGGTTAGTTACAAAAGCTGCATTTGAGAACTCCAAAGATGGTCTTCGCAAAGGAGCACTTCTGTTCTTTGCCATAACAACATTCTTTGAGCTTCTTTGTGTCCTTCTCTATGCATTTGTGTTTCCCAAAGTACCAATTGTGAAGTATTATCGATCAAAAGCAGCATCAGAAGGAGCAAAAACTGTTTCAGCTGATCTTGCAGCCGCTGGCATCCAGACCTCATCTGACAATGAAGATGTAAAGAAACAAGAGCGCAAAGGAAAGAAGCAATTGTTAATGGAGAACATTGATTATGCAATTGATTTGTTCCTCATATATTCTCTAACACTCTCTATCTTCCCTGGATTCTTGTCAGAAGACACTGGAAAACATAGTTTGGGCGATTGGTATGCTCTTGTTTTGATTGCCATGTACAATGCGTGTGACTTAATCGGAAGATACATTCCCCTAGTGAAATGCATTAAAATGGAGTCTCGAAAGTTGCTCACGACAACAATAGTTAGTCGTATCTTACTTATACCGGCATTTTATTTCACTGCAAAGTATGGTGACCAAGGTTGGATGATGTTGTTGACATCTTTCTTGGGATTATCCAATGGTTATCTCACTGTCTGTGTTCTTACTAGTGCACCCAAAGGTTACAAGGGACCAGAGCAAAATGCCTTGGGAAACATATTGGTGTCGTTTCTTCTTGCAGGCATTTTTGCTGGCGTAACACTTGATTGGTTGTGGTTAAT